Proteins found in one Gardnerella vaginalis ATCC 14018 = JCM 11026 genomic segment:
- a CDS encoding exonuclease domain-containing protein, with the protein MPNNINELMEALNETQQQSEKTPLSQSFLLGFDTETTGAILGEDSICSATLVLRNPQNKTHNDVIATWLINPHKPINPKASQVNGFTDEFLQENGGEPTAEIEALAAAVSLAQSKNIPLLAYNAPFDVEMLRHDLKKWDLTSLNNRPNSTINDGEILVVDPLVIDRAVSKRTGKRTLTHTTQFYGVEPIGDFHDATADTVAAVDLIKPISELHEDVANLELCDLMTWQRKAYTKWKNSFDEWLKSKGKPASSGNWL; encoded by the coding sequence ATGCCAAACAACATTAACGAGCTTATGGAAGCGCTAAACGAGACACAGCAGCAAAGCGAAAAAACGCCACTCAGCCAATCCTTCCTGCTCGGTTTCGACACAGAAACAACGGGCGCAATTCTCGGCGAAGACTCCATTTGTTCAGCAACTCTTGTGCTCAGAAACCCACAAAATAAGACTCACAATGACGTGATAGCAACCTGGTTAATAAACCCGCACAAGCCAATTAATCCAAAAGCAAGCCAAGTCAACGGATTTACGGACGAGTTCCTACAAGAAAACGGTGGGGAACCAACGGCGGAAATCGAAGCATTGGCTGCGGCGGTAAGCCTCGCGCAGAGCAAAAATATTCCACTGCTTGCATACAACGCTCCTTTCGACGTTGAAATGCTAAGGCATGATTTAAAAAAATGGGATTTAACAAGCCTGAACAATCGCCCGAATAGCACAATCAACGATGGAGAAATTCTTGTAGTAGACCCATTAGTTATAGACCGCGCTGTTTCTAAGCGCACAGGCAAGCGAACGCTTACACATACAACACAATTCTACGGCGTAGAGCCAATCGGAGACTTTCACGACGCAACAGCAGACACTGTAGCGGCAGTGGACTTGATTAAGCCTATAAGCGAATTACATGAAGATGTTGCAAATCTTGAATTATGCGATTTAATGACATGGCAACGCAAAGCGTATACAAAGTGGAAAAACAGCTTCGACGAGTGGCTAAAATCCAAAGGAAAACCAGCTAGCAGCGGAAACTGGCTATAA
- a CDS encoding UDP-N-acetylmuramoyl-L-alanyl-D-glutamate--2,6-diaminopimelate ligase, which translates to MSEKTNLHLNMLDASTILKNYRLLREIIQKLPQTNTEHSDEQNNCIENNIENNDFVHIRNEIWSMNADDFKNYKKTYNHITYDSRDIKKNTLLFIKGNFKPEYLKDADKNGLTTYVAEQSYADYTNAVGLIVTDVRKAMSLLSSEFFGNPQERLRVIGITGTKGKTTTAYFTHAILNEHSEGKAALFSSVDNCLDGKTYVESNLTTPESLDAFRMMSQAVKNGMKYLVMEVSSQAYKVERVYGLHFNVAAFLNISPDHISPIEHPTFEDYLYCKRQIVKNTDALILNADCAHADLILQDAQNEYVDVTTFSRVRKEEMGENICNCQACSDHSDIHPYEKSEKYPELIWTKYVAMPVSSDAQEHYVAILDNESKKNKKQFVPNYTTIDKFNLKIAGDFNYENATAAIAIANALGINENTDQKALHAIENVQISGRMEVFKDTKSNTVAIVDYAHNYISTKSVVDFVYDKYGNNDLRITLVTGSTGDKAVDRRKEIVQAAQDRINQFVFTQEDTNVEDEMDICKYMQSCVTNPNVESRIIINRAEAIEYSVEEARKDARENNRLNIILAIGKGDERWIKVHNKHVPYEGDSFIIKRLFS; encoded by the coding sequence ATGAGCGAAAAAACAAATCTTCATCTAAACATGCTAGACGCAAGCACAATTTTAAAAAATTACAGACTTCTACGAGAAATTATCCAAAAACTCCCACAGACCAATACTGAACACTCAGACGAACAAAACAACTGCATAGAAAACAACATAGAAAACAACGATTTCGTGCATATTCGCAACGAAATCTGGTCTATGAACGCGGACGATTTTAAAAACTACAAAAAAACATACAACCACATAACATACGATTCACGAGATATTAAGAAAAACACTCTTCTGTTCATTAAAGGCAATTTTAAGCCAGAATATCTTAAAGACGCTGATAAAAATGGCTTAACTACATACGTTGCCGAGCAAAGTTACGCGGATTACACCAATGCAGTAGGACTTATAGTAACAGACGTTCGTAAAGCAATGAGCTTGCTTTCATCAGAATTCTTTGGAAACCCGCAAGAAAGACTTAGAGTTATTGGAATTACGGGAACAAAGGGAAAAACAACAACAGCTTACTTCACTCATGCAATTTTAAACGAACATTCTGAAGGCAAAGCAGCCCTATTCTCCTCCGTTGACAATTGCTTAGATGGAAAAACATATGTTGAATCTAATTTGACTACACCAGAAAGCCTAGACGCATTCCGCATGATGAGCCAAGCCGTAAAAAACGGTATGAAATACCTAGTCATGGAAGTTTCATCACAAGCATACAAAGTAGAGCGAGTATACGGACTACACTTTAATGTGGCAGCATTCCTAAACATAAGCCCAGACCACATAAGCCCAATAGAACACCCAACTTTTGAAGACTACCTGTATTGCAAACGCCAAATCGTAAAAAACACTGACGCGCTTATACTCAATGCAGACTGCGCTCACGCAGACTTAATACTCCAAGACGCACAAAACGAATACGTGGACGTCACAACATTTTCAAGAGTACGAAAAGAAGAAATGGGCGAAAACATCTGCAACTGCCAAGCATGCAGCGATCATTCAGACATTCACCCTTACGAAAAAAGCGAAAAATATCCAGAACTTATTTGGACAAAATATGTAGCAATGCCAGTTTCATCAGACGCGCAAGAACATTATGTTGCTATTTTAGACAACGAAAGCAAGAAAAACAAAAAACAATTCGTACCTAATTACACAACTATAGACAAATTCAATCTAAAAATCGCAGGCGACTTTAACTACGAAAACGCCACTGCAGCAATCGCAATCGCAAACGCATTAGGCATAAATGAAAACACAGATCAAAAAGCCCTACATGCTATAGAAAACGTTCAAATATCGGGGCGAATGGAAGTCTTTAAAGACACAAAATCCAATACAGTTGCCATAGTAGATTACGCACACAACTACATTTCCACAAAATCTGTTGTCGACTTCGTATACGACAAATACGGTAACAATGATCTTAGAATCACGCTTGTAACAGGATCCACGGGAGACAAAGCCGTTGACAGGAGAAAAGAAATAGTTCAAGCTGCACAAGATCGAATCAACCAATTTGTGTTCACTCAAGAAGACACAAATGTCGAAGACGAAATGGACATTTGCAAATACATGCAATCTTGCGTAACCAATCCAAACGTTGAATCGCGAATTATTATAAACAGAGCTGAAGCTATTGAGTACAGTGTTGAAGAAGCAAGAAAAGATGCTAGAGAGAACAACAGACTCAACATAATACTTGCTATTGGAAAGGGCGACGAACGCTGGATAAAGGTGCACAACAAGCATGTTCCTTACGAAGGAGATTCGTTTATTATTAAACGCTTATTTAGCTAA
- a CDS encoding ECF transporter S component: MSDIFNNESNNESNYTQSSTPITDKAQNQEEVTPTIISSLRWRVADISLGAALAALFGVIYWGFTIVFFSQISPILRTILPGFGSILHGVWYMSGPLALLLIRKPGAAIYVNVLGAVFENILGQQFSAFMVLASAALQAVFSEIPFAIAKYKKYNLTLSVIAGGLTAIEYGIYLMFVIYQGKSVNYLTIHMICEFISGIVIAGIIPWILFVAVRKTGALSNFASGRGQATVA, translated from the coding sequence ATGAGTGATATTTTCAATAATGAATCAAATAATGAATCAAATTACACCCAATCCAGCACGCCTATAACAGACAAGGCTCAGAATCAAGAAGAAGTTACGCCTACAATAATTAGCAGTCTTCGCTGGCGAGTGGCAGATATATCACTTGGAGCTGCTTTAGCTGCTTTGTTTGGTGTAATCTACTGGGGCTTTACTATTGTGTTCTTCTCCCAGATTTCACCTATTTTGCGAACGATTTTGCCTGGATTTGGCAGCATTTTGCATGGCGTTTGGTACATGTCTGGCCCTCTTGCTCTTCTTTTAATTCGTAAGCCTGGTGCTGCGATTTATGTTAATGTTCTTGGTGCTGTATTCGAAAATATTCTTGGTCAACAATTCTCCGCATTCATGGTTCTTGCTTCTGCCGCTTTACAAGCTGTGTTTAGCGAAATTCCTTTTGCGATTGCCAAATATAAGAAGTATAACCTTACCTTAAGCGTTATTGCTGGTGGTCTTACAGCTATTGAATATGGTATTTATTTGATGTTCGTAATCTACCAAGGTAAGTCTGTAAATTATCTAACAATTCACATGATTTGTGAGTTTATAAGCGGTATTGTGATTGCTGGAATTATTCCTTGGATTTTGTTCGTTGCAGTTCGTAAAACTGGAGCTTTGAGTAATTTCGCTTCTGGAAGAGGACAAGCTACAGTAGCATAA
- a CDS encoding aminopeptidase P family protein, with protein sequence MAEDMHQSTPTIHGEQLNADGTQKAQDRVNNRSLRPNSDSFKEFMTSGWDNQEPQIEPLESSKYTPARLEALGKRFPGERLVIPAGQPKVRNNDCDYAFRPDTTFAYYTGLGQDYEAGAVLVLDPVQAGSDEESAGETHVPQLFVAPRADNSTDAFYKDPHYGEYWVGPRAGLKELKAMTGIETRDIAELDDAIAKNVSDDNSSAESVRVRIVREADSDLTARVDELREASGFSDEDANIAADDKLHEVAAEARMLKDAYEIGEMRKAVAATKLGFDRMLTRLPQALGKEHSERMIEGAFNSVAREVGNEVGYDTIVASGKHAPILHWMRNTGVVSSGDLLLIDAGVEVNSLYTADITRTFPTNGKFTDLQKKLYQCVLDAQQAGFEAAKPGATYSDIHHACMRVLAEHLYEWGILKVSVEESLSPQGQQHRRWHACGVAHHLGLDVHDCAQARYEAYQGAKITPGMIFTIEPGLYFAANDLMLPPEMRGIGIRIEDDVLMTENGPEWLSIDIPKQIDDVEAWMAQCASK encoded by the coding sequence ATGGCAGAAGATATGCATCAATCAACGCCAACAATACATGGTGAGCAACTAAACGCGGATGGTACGCAGAAAGCGCAAGACCGCGTAAACAATCGATCTTTGCGCCCAAACAGCGATTCCTTTAAAGAGTTTATGACTAGTGGCTGGGATAACCAGGAGCCACAAATCGAACCGCTTGAGTCCTCAAAGTACACGCCAGCACGCTTAGAAGCGCTTGGTAAGAGGTTCCCAGGCGAGCGCCTTGTTATCCCAGCAGGTCAGCCAAAAGTACGCAATAACGATTGCGACTACGCTTTTAGACCAGACACAACTTTCGCATACTACACTGGCTTGGGTCAGGATTACGAAGCTGGCGCTGTTCTTGTACTTGATCCGGTGCAAGCAGGTAGCGACGAGGAATCGGCTGGCGAAACTCACGTTCCGCAGCTTTTTGTGGCTCCTCGCGCAGACAATAGCACTGATGCGTTCTACAAAGACCCGCACTACGGTGAATACTGGGTTGGTCCTCGCGCAGGACTCAAAGAGTTGAAAGCTATGACAGGCATTGAAACGCGCGATATTGCGGAGCTTGACGACGCAATCGCAAAAAATGTTAGCGACGATAATAGCTCTGCCGAAAGCGTGCGTGTGCGAATTGTGCGAGAAGCGGACTCCGATTTAACAGCACGTGTAGATGAGTTAAGAGAAGCGAGCGGATTTAGCGACGAAGATGCAAATATTGCTGCAGACGATAAATTGCACGAAGTAGCAGCCGAAGCTCGTATGCTTAAAGATGCTTACGAGATTGGTGAAATGCGCAAAGCTGTTGCTGCTACAAAGTTAGGCTTTGATCGCATGCTTACGCGTTTACCTCAAGCTTTAGGCAAAGAGCATTCTGAGCGCATGATTGAAGGCGCTTTTAACTCCGTTGCTCGAGAAGTTGGAAACGAGGTTGGCTACGATACGATTGTTGCTTCTGGAAAGCACGCTCCAATTTTGCATTGGATGCGCAACACGGGCGTGGTTTCTAGCGGGGATCTTCTTTTGATTGATGCAGGCGTAGAAGTCAACAGCCTTTACACGGCAGACATTACGCGAACTTTCCCAACAAACGGCAAGTTTACAGATTTGCAAAAGAAGCTTTACCAATGCGTTCTAGACGCTCAGCAAGCTGGTTTTGAAGCGGCTAAGCCAGGCGCAACTTACAGCGATATTCACCACGCTTGCATGCGCGTGCTTGCGGAGCATTTGTACGAGTGGGGTATTCTAAAGGTTAGCGTTGAAGAATCGCTTTCGCCGCAAGGTCAGCAGCATCGTCGTTGGCATGCGTGTGGTGTTGCTCACCATTTGGGTCTAGATGTTCACGATTGCGCTCAAGCTCGCTACGAGGCGTATCAGGGTGCGAAGATTACTCCAGGAATGATTTTCACAATCGAGCCTGGCTTGTACTTTGCTGCCAATGATCTTATGCTTCCGCCAGAAATGCGCGGAATCGGAATCCGCATTGAAGACGATGTTTTGATGACGGAGAATGGCCCTGAATGGCTTTCTATCGATATTCCTAAGCAGATTGATGATGTAGAGGCTTGGATGGCTCAGTGCGCGTCAAAGTAA
- the galT gene encoding galactose-1-phosphate uridylyltransferase, with protein MDINDGFNDALGDGLNDAQNHQNATDNNNGEYSYNSYKSYKQGEYARNHIRITATKLSDGRDFFYLDDSPDYVSGLKTRELKDPRKLAYRFASHIDADGNEVQYAAPQMRQDPLTGDWIPMSTARMNRPITAGPGALTKGNPLAARKPGSAYQDGEVPDTDYDVVVFENRFPSMVQVPGVSREPHYLNGNPLWKQAPAAGRCEVICFGPDENMLPAQLPVSRLRTVVEAWAFRTAEISQIDGIEQIFPFENHGAEIGVTLAHPHGQVYSYPFIAPRLEQELRHTQAYFERTGSNLLKDLMLSEIDNASRIVMRNHSWVAYVPAAARWPLEVHVAPVRDVLSLDQLDDQERWDLAQMYSTLLRRGNAFFDKGDGLGMDLPYIAAWHQAPLHDPRRENYRLNLQFFSFRRDVNKIKYLAGSESGMAAWVSDTTPELIAQRFHELGAVDLD; from the coding sequence ATGGACATCAATGACGGATTTAATGACGCACTTGGCGACGGACTTAACGACGCTCAAAATCATCAGAATGCTACTGATAATAATAATGGCGAATATTCTTATAATTCTTATAAGTCATATAAGCAAGGAGAGTATGCTCGCAATCATATTCGCATTACTGCAACGAAATTGTCTGACGGTCGTGACTTTTTCTATCTTGATGATAGCCCAGATTATGTTAGCGGTCTTAAAACGCGCGAATTGAAAGATCCTAGAAAATTAGCGTATAGGTTTGCCTCGCATATTGATGCGGATGGTAATGAAGTGCAGTATGCAGCTCCGCAAATGCGTCAAGATCCTCTTACTGGAGACTGGATTCCTATGTCTACAGCGCGCATGAATCGACCAATCACTGCTGGCCCTGGAGCGCTTACTAAGGGCAATCCGCTTGCCGCTCGCAAACCTGGTTCTGCATATCAAGATGGGGAAGTTCCAGACACTGATTACGATGTTGTGGTTTTTGAAAATCGTTTTCCATCCATGGTTCAAGTTCCTGGTGTAAGCCGTGAACCTCATTATCTTAATGGCAATCCACTATGGAAACAAGCTCCTGCAGCTGGGCGTTGTGAAGTGATTTGCTTCGGACCAGACGAAAATATGTTACCGGCTCAATTGCCAGTATCTCGTTTGCGAACTGTAGTAGAGGCGTGGGCTTTTAGAACGGCTGAAATTAGCCAGATTGATGGCATTGAACAAATATTCCCATTCGAAAATCATGGTGCAGAAATTGGCGTTACTTTAGCTCATCCTCATGGTCAGGTTTATTCTTATCCGTTTATTGCGCCTAGACTTGAGCAAGAATTGCGACATACTCAAGCTTATTTTGAACGCACTGGCAGTAATTTGTTGAAAGATTTAATGCTTTCAGAGATTGATAATGCTTCGCGCATTGTAATGAGAAATCACAGTTGGGTGGCATATGTTCCAGCCGCAGCGCGCTGGCCACTAGAGGTGCATGTTGCTCCAGTTAGAGATGTTCTTTCTTTGGATCAGCTCGATGACCAAGAGCGTTGGGATTTGGCACAAATGTATTCAACATTATTGCGTCGCGGAAACGCATTCTTCGATAAGGGAGATGGATTGGGAATGGATCTTCCATATATTGCAGCATGGCATCAAGCCCCATTGCATGACCCTCGTCGTGAAAATTATCGTCTTAATTTGCAATTCTTCTCATTCCGCAGAGATGTTAACAAAATCAAGTATTTGGCTGGATCTGAGTCTGGTATGGCTGCGTGGGTTTCAGATACTACGCCAGAACTTATTGCACAACGATTCCATGAACTCGGTGCGGTTGATTTAGACTAG
- a CDS encoding bifunctional folylpolyglutamate synthase/dihydrofolate synthase, which translates to MSMEHPNSNGERIIDVERDIMRRAPEHNKTNLDLDRMRLILDILGHPEQSMHVIHITGTNGKGSTARMAEAICRAYGLRTGLYTSPHLQRVNERIMIDGEEISDDHFVDVYDQMKDIIDMVDARMDADGKPRMSFFEVLTAMAIWAFADAPVDVAVMEVGMGGEWDATNVMNADAAIIGPVDMDHMQWLGNTVEEIARTKAGIIKPNCTVILGPQPHESQVLPIIQEVANRNNAKLLRDFSDGSGELEVISRTPAVGGQVATLRTPNGTYEDVPIDKFGVHQAHNALAALAAAEVVLPVNGALDGDLVAEALSQVKVPGRIEQVRTSPTIIIDGGHNVNAAESLRKTIEENYNFEQLIGVVAMMADKQVEEYLGVLEPILTKIIVTRNSWRDRVMDPEDLEKIAVNVFGRDRVIRVDDLPDAIQEAVNLVDEDDELGVGYGHGVLICGSFVTAGDARTMLIERVNPDLKKPKDQRANTHPNIAN; encoded by the coding sequence ATGTCTATGGAACATCCAAATAGTAACGGCGAGCGCATTATTGATGTTGAGCGTGATATCATGCGACGCGCTCCAGAACATAATAAGACGAATCTTGATTTAGACAGAATGCGCCTAATACTTGATATTTTGGGACATCCAGAGCAATCGATGCACGTAATTCACATTACTGGCACCAATGGCAAGGGATCCACGGCTCGCATGGCGGAGGCGATTTGCCGCGCGTACGGTTTGCGCACAGGTCTTTACACTTCGCCGCATTTGCAACGCGTAAATGAGCGAATCATGATTGATGGCGAGGAAATTAGCGACGACCATTTCGTTGACGTGTATGATCAAATGAAAGACATTATAGACATGGTTGACGCTCGCATGGACGCTGATGGCAAGCCGCGCATGAGCTTTTTTGAAGTTCTTACAGCTATGGCGATTTGGGCTTTTGCTGACGCTCCTGTGGATGTTGCCGTGATGGAAGTTGGCATGGGTGGCGAATGGGACGCCACTAATGTTATGAATGCTGATGCTGCGATTATTGGTCCTGTAGACATGGATCACATGCAATGGCTTGGAAACACGGTTGAAGAGATTGCGCGCACAAAAGCGGGCATTATTAAGCCAAATTGCACTGTGATTTTGGGGCCGCAGCCACACGAATCGCAAGTTTTGCCGATTATTCAAGAGGTGGCAAATCGCAATAATGCCAAGCTTTTACGCGACTTTAGTGACGGCAGTGGCGAGCTAGAGGTTATTTCGCGCACTCCAGCTGTTGGCGGTCAAGTTGCCACTTTGCGCACGCCTAATGGCACTTATGAAGATGTGCCGATTGACAAGTTTGGTGTGCATCAGGCGCATAATGCTTTGGCGGCGCTTGCTGCTGCGGAGGTTGTTCTGCCTGTAAATGGCGCTTTGGATGGCGATTTGGTTGCCGAGGCTTTGAGCCAAGTTAAGGTTCCTGGGCGCATTGAGCAAGTGCGCACTTCTCCGACAATTATTATTGATGGCGGCCACAATGTTAATGCTGCTGAGTCGCTTCGTAAAACAATCGAGGAGAATTATAATTTTGAGCAGCTTATTGGCGTTGTGGCAATGATGGCAGATAAGCAAGTTGAAGAATACTTGGGTGTTCTTGAGCCGATTTTAACGAAGATTATTGTTACTCGTAACTCTTGGCGTGATCGCGTTATGGATCCAGAAGATTTGGAGAAGATTGCGGTTAACGTATTTGGCAGAGATCGAGTGATTCGCGTTGACGATCTTCCAGACGCTATTCAAGAAGCTGTGAATCTTGTTGACGAAGACGATGAGCTTGGAGTTGGATACGGACATGGAGTGTTGATTTGCGGAAGCTTTGTTACAGCTGGCGACGCTCGAACTATGCTTATTGAGCGCGTTAATCCAGACTTGAAGAAGCCTAAGGATCAGCGCGCTAATACTCATCCAAACATTGCGAATTGA
- a CDS encoding carbohydrate kinase family protein: MTKPIVLSLGEILWDLLPQGKRVGGAPANFAYHAQCNGAESYVISAVGEDSLGDELVEEVKKAGIKHVIQRNAWPTSTVDVELKNGIPEYTIVRNIAWDHIVYTRELVDLVSKADAICFGTLSLRSQETHDTVLELLKHTKPNAMKFFDINIRSDHYSKDLIDALLKEATVFKLNDSELLLLRDMFNIRETSDNEACKWFQARYGLDYVILTGGSTFSTIFTKTGESSTYPTPHVEVNDTVGAGDSFSGTFTARILAGDSLKDAHRAAINTAAYVCTQAGAWPEYPSEIPDYLSKAGL, translated from the coding sequence ATGACTAAGCCAATCGTTCTTTCGCTTGGAGAAATACTGTGGGATTTGCTCCCACAAGGAAAACGAGTTGGAGGTGCTCCAGCCAACTTTGCGTATCACGCGCAATGCAATGGAGCAGAAAGCTATGTTATTAGTGCGGTTGGAGAAGATTCTCTCGGTGATGAACTTGTTGAAGAAGTTAAAAAAGCAGGGATCAAGCACGTTATTCAGCGCAATGCTTGGCCAACTAGCACAGTAGATGTGGAACTTAAAAATGGCATTCCAGAATACACGATTGTGCGAAACATTGCGTGGGACCATATTGTTTATACGCGAGAACTTGTAGATCTTGTTAGCAAAGCAGACGCGATTTGCTTTGGTACTCTTAGCTTAAGATCGCAAGAAACGCACGACACTGTTTTGGAGCTTTTAAAGCACACTAAGCCAAACGCCATGAAGTTCTTTGACATTAACATTCGTAGCGATCATTATTCAAAAGATTTAATTGATGCTCTGCTAAAAGAGGCTACTGTTTTTAAGCTTAACGATTCTGAGCTGCTTCTTCTTAGAGACATGTTCAATATTCGCGAAACTTCAGACAATGAGGCTTGCAAATGGTTCCAGGCGCGCTACGGCTTGGATTATGTGATTTTGACTGGCGGATCTACTTTTAGCACAATCTTTACTAAGACGGGAGAAAGCTCCACATATCCGACCCCTCATGTGGAAGTTAATGACACAGTTGGTGCTGGCGATTCGTTCTCTGGTACTTTTACTGCAAGGATTTTGGCTGGCGATTCGCTTAAAGACGCGCATCGTGCTGCAATCAACACTGCTGCGTACGTTTGCACTCAAGCAGGAGCCTGGCCAGAGTACCCGAGCGAAATCCCAGACTATCTTTCTAAAGCAGGACTGTAG